The following proteins are co-located in the Caviibacter abscessus genome:
- a CDS encoding Hsp33 family molecular chaperone HslO: MSSKVLIGITKNVRFAIADTTEIGNKALEKYPTEAFMCKTEFELITIASLLSGNVKGDNTKYSIVVKGDKLLGNSKVRNGANGKIMSSSRFNPEQLTEFLDAIKNENIDKFHELYTMGKGVVYFESDYGLKFPYVTEIELEENDSMTNVITDFYERSDQIPTIISTSVLESEDNKDVLFMGGILIQLLPSGDKKVLEKLRKKIDMIHSVPVLLKHNFSLEKIAEILFENVDKRTKAKNIEDYKILEIKDLEYTCDCSREKFQDLLTRISTKDELLNMLKEDGKIEAVCSFCEKPYIFLDYKEFEKSLN, translated from the coding sequence ATGAGTTCAAAAGTATTAATAGGAATAACAAAAAATGTTAGATTTGCAATAGCAGATACTACAGAAATAGGAAATAAAGCTTTAGAAAAATATCCTACAGAAGCATTTATGTGCAAAACAGAATTTGAGTTAATAACTATTGCTTCTTTATTATCAGGAAATGTTAAAGGGGATAACACAAAATACAGTATAGTTGTTAAAGGAGACAAACTATTAGGAAATTCCAAAGTTAGAAATGGTGCAAATGGGAAAATAATGTCAAGTAGCCGTTTTAATCCTGAACAATTAACAGAATTTTTAGATGCTATAAAAAATGAAAATATTGATAAATTTCATGAGTTATATACCATGGGTAAAGGTGTAGTATACTTTGAATCAGACTATGGTTTAAAATTCCCGTATGTAACGGAAATAGAACTTGAAGAAAATGATAGTATGACAAATGTAATAACTGATTTTTATGAAAGATCAGATCAAATACCTACTATCATATCTACATCTGTTTTAGAAAGTGAAGACAATAAAGATGTGTTATTTATGGGAGGTATATTAATACAATTATTGCCTAGCGGAGATAAAAAAGTATTAGAAAAACTTAGAAAAAAAATTGATATGATACATAGTGTACCTGTTTTATTAAAACATAATTTTTCACTTGAAAAAATTGCAGAAATACTTTTTGAAAATGTAGATAAAAGAACAAAAGCAAAAAATATTGAGGATTACAAAATACTTGAAATAAAGGATTTAGAATATACTTGTGATTGTTCTCGTGAAAAATTTCAAGATTTATTAACAAGAATAAGTACAAAAGATGAACTTCTAAATATGTTAAAAGAAGATGGGAAAATAGAAGCTGTTTGTAGTTTTTGTGAAAAACCATATATTTTTCTGGATTATAAAGAGTTTGAAAAGTCGTTAAATTAA
- a CDS encoding STAS domain-containing protein: protein MNDILYATLDNVNVIKVYGKATMKNSQAVLDLFENSDKIVMLDLSETTYIDSTFLGLIAKYTMEYMQKYSEYLSIIKPTDEVLTALKQTGILKFIVIINEQITINGVKVENNNFTNSNIPKHILEMHEILAGLNEENAIVFNPVVEQLRKVVEK, encoded by the coding sequence GTGAACGATATTTTATATGCAACGTTAGATAATGTAAATGTTATTAAAGTTTATGGGAAAGCAACTATGAAAAATAGTCAAGCTGTACTTGATTTATTTGAAAATTCAGATAAAATCGTTATGCTTGATTTAAGTGAAACAACATACATAGATAGTACATTTTTAGGATTAATTGCTAAATATACTATGGAATATATGCAAAAATATAGTGAATATTTAAGTATAATAAAGCCAACAGATGAAGTATTAACAGCATTAAAGCAAACGGGTATACTTAAATTTATAGTAATTATTAATGAACAGATTACTATAAATGGTGTTAAAGTAGAGAATAATAATTTTACAAATTCTAACATTCCAAAACATATATTGGAAATGCACGAAATATTAGCCGGTCTTAATGAAGAAAATGCAATAGTTTTTAATCCGGTAGTTGAACAATTAAGAAAAGTGGTGGAAAAATGA
- a CDS encoding D-alanine--D-alanine ligase, whose protein sequence is MRVCVIYGGISTEREVSIKTGMEIIKELDKNKYEVLELRIDKKEDIFKIKDMNVDFAYIALHGAFGEDGSVQTILDTMGIAYSGSKALTSAICMDKEVAKRIVESHGIRTAKYVLIRKGESFEYPKHLGNKVIVKPNSGGSSIGISFATNLQELEKALEEVFKIDNEALVEEVIEGIEISVPIINGKVYSPVRIDALKSTFFDYNSKYDKDGANEYVYFFEEKVQKEINKFTEKIYYAVKCKGYARIDYLIKDNKAYMIEINTLPGMTSTSLLPKSLAYSGYSYSQILDLLIEVSK, encoded by the coding sequence ATGAGAGTATGTGTAATATATGGTGGAATTTCAACAGAAAGAGAAGTTTCTATCAAAACAGGAATGGAGATTATAAAAGAACTGGATAAAAATAAGTACGAAGTTTTAGAGCTTAGAATAGATAAAAAAGAAGATATATTTAAAATTAAAGACATGAATGTTGATTTTGCATATATTGCATTACATGGAGCATTTGGAGAAGACGGAAGTGTTCAAACCATACTTGATACTATGGGAATAGCTTATAGTGGCTCAAAAGCTTTAACAAGTGCTATATGTATGGATAAGGAAGTTGCAAAAAGAATAGTTGAAAGCCATGGTATAAGAACAGCTAAATATGTGTTAATAAGAAAAGGTGAAAGTTTTGAATATCCAAAACATTTAGGTAATAAGGTTATAGTAAAACCTAATAGCGGTGGTTCAAGCATAGGTATAAGTTTTGCTACAAATTTACAAGAACTTGAAAAAGCTTTGGAAGAAGTATTTAAAATTGATAATGAAGCATTAGTTGAAGAAGTTATTGAAGGAATAGAAATATCAGTTCCTATAATTAATGGGAAAGTTTATTCTCCAGTTAGAATAGATGCACTAAAGTCAACTTTTTTTGATTATAATTCAAAATATGATAAAGATGGTGCAAATGAGTATGTATATTTCTTTGAAGAAAAAGTTCAAAAAGAAATAAATAAATTTACTGAAAAAATATATTATGCAGTTAAATGTAAGGGATACGCAAGAATAGATTACCTTATTAAAGACAATAAAGCATATATGATAGAGATAAATACTTTACCTGGCATGACAAGTACAAGTTTATTACCTAAGAGTTTAGCATATTCTGGATATAGTTATTCACAGATATTAGATCTTTTAATAGAGGTAAGTAAATGA
- a CDS encoding site-2 protease family protein, whose translation MKKIRRLFYEIEYFDAKYPYFKYIILTILLIYVFRGSKFTETLITIIVLIISVILHEISHGYVAYLFGDDTAKRAGRLSLNPLNHVDLAGLLLPVTLIILRSPIIIGSAKPVPVNYYALSRKKYAVFFVSIAGILCNLLLAILGFILFKNITFIQGTFFGEILIAFTIQNLVLVAFNLLPLPPLDGSKILLQFIPKLYGKIYYFLESNTIISFILLYLVLRYTDIFDRIYYFLLYLII comes from the coding sequence ATGAAAAAAATAAGAAGATTATTTTATGAAATAGAATACTTTGATGCAAAATATCCATATTTTAAATACATAATTTTAACAATATTATTAATTTATGTTTTTAGAGGCAGTAAATTTACAGAAACATTAATTACAATTATAGTATTAATAATAAGTGTAATTTTGCATGAAATTTCACATGGTTATGTTGCATACTTATTTGGCGATGATACAGCAAAAAGAGCAGGAAGATTAAGTCTTAATCCTTTAAATCACGTGGATTTAGCAGGATTATTATTACCTGTTACTTTAATAATTTTAAGATCTCCTATAATAATTGGTAGTGCAAAACCTGTACCTGTTAATTATTATGCTTTAAGTAGAAAAAAATATGCTGTATTTTTTGTAAGTATAGCGGGAATATTATGTAATTTATTATTAGCGATACTTGGTTTTATTTTATTTAAAAATATAACGTTTATACAAGGAACTTTTTTTGGAGAAATTTTAATAGCATTTACAATTCAAAATTTAGTTCTTGTAGCATTTAATTTATTGCCATTACCACCACTTGATGGAAGTAAGATACTTCTTCAATTTATACCAAAACTATATGGTAAAATCTATTATTTCTTAGAATCAAATACTATAATTTCATTTATTTTGCTATATCTTGTATTAAGATATACAGATATATTTGATAGAATTTATTATTTCCTTTTATATTTGATAATATAA
- a CDS encoding IMPACT family protein, translated as MKIIEKEEIIEFVEKKSKFIGYIKPVKSVKEAREYIESIRQKHSDATHNVPLYRVIENKVEYFKYSDDNEPNNTAGKPMADIVERKEIYNIAMVATRYFGGVKLGAGGLIRAYANVAKLLINKVKIEEYVERFYVILLFEYSNLSHIERIISSNNMEIIEKSYLDKISFKLFITKQEIELFKVVNNIDIVEL; from the coding sequence ATGAAAATAATTGAAAAAGAAGAAATAATAGAATTTGTTGAAAAAAAGTCTAAATTTATAGGGTATATAAAGCCTGTAAAAAGTGTAAAAGAGGCTCGTGAATATATTGAAAGTATTAGACAAAAACATAGTGATGCCACTCATAATGTTCCGCTTTATAGAGTTATAGAAAATAAAGTAGAATATTTTAAATATAGTGATGACAATGAACCAAATAATACTGCCGGAAAACCAATGGCGGATATAGTTGAGAGAAAAGAAATATATAATATAGCTATGGTTGCAACAAGATATTTTGGTGGAGTTAAACTTGGTGCGGGAGGACTTATAAGAGCATATGCAAATGTTGCAAAGTTACTTATAAACAAAGTTAAAATTGAAGAGTATGTTGAAAGATTTTATGTGATATTATTATTTGAATATTCAAATTTATCACATATTGAAAGAATAATATCTAGTAATAATATGGAAATTATAGAAAAAAGTTACTTAGATAAAATTAGTTTTAAGTTATTTATTACCAAACAGGAAATAGAACTCTTTAAAGTAGTAAATAATATAGATATAGTTGAACTATAA
- the der gene encoding ribosome biogenesis GTPase Der encodes MRRQIVAIVGRPNVGKSTLFNKLIGDRVSIVNNEPGVTRDRLYRNIEWLSKEFVLVDTGGLEPRSNDFMLKKIKEQAYVAIDEADVIIFVVDGKAGITGLDEEIASILRKQDKKVIVAVNKIDNYLKDKDNIFEFYALGFETVLGISAEHKSNFGDMLDVVVSKFDSNKTDNIEEGLKIAVLGRPNAGKSSFVNKILNKERSIVSDIAGTTRDSIDSSFKYNSKPYTIIDTAGIRKKSKLEDSIEYYSVLRAVKAIDRADVCILMLDSTELVTEQDKRVAGLIFEAKKPIIIAINKWDLVEKDNNTVKEFTDKVKAEMPFLDYAPVITISALTGKRTLDVINLVSDINEEYNKKISTGILNQVLADMIAQNPVPTRKGRAVKINYATQVGVAPPKFVFFSNNPELVHFSYKRYIENKLREYFGYEGCPLDIVFNKKNEDRY; translated from the coding sequence ATGAGAAGACAGATAGTTGCAATTGTTGGAAGACCTAATGTTGGTAAATCAACATTATTTAATAAATTAATAGGTGATAGGGTTTCAATAGTAAATAATGAGCCTGGGGTTACAAGAGACAGACTTTATAGAAATATTGAATGGTTATCTAAAGAATTTGTGCTAGTTGATACAGGTGGATTAGAACCAAGAAGTAACGACTTTATGCTAAAAAAAATTAAAGAACAAGCATATGTTGCTATTGATGAAGCAGATGTTATTATATTTGTTGTTGATGGTAAAGCAGGAATTACAGGGCTTGATGAAGAAATTGCAAGTATACTTAGAAAACAAGATAAAAAGGTAATAGTAGCTGTAAATAAAATAGATAATTATTTAAAAGATAAAGATAATATTTTTGAATTTTACGCACTAGGTTTTGAAACAGTTTTAGGAATATCGGCAGAGCATAAATCAAATTTTGGAGATATGCTTGATGTGGTTGTTTCTAAATTTGATTCAAATAAAACAGATAATATTGAAGAAGGACTTAAAATAGCAGTTTTAGGAAGACCAAATGCAGGGAAGTCATCATTTGTTAATAAAATTTTAAATAAAGAAAGAAGTATAGTAAGTGATATAGCCGGAACAACAAGAGATAGTATAGATTCAAGTTTTAAGTATAACTCAAAACCATATACAATAATAGATACGGCAGGAATTAGAAAAAAATCAAAACTAGAGGACAGTATTGAATATTACAGCGTATTAAGAGCCGTAAAGGCAATTGATAGAGCAGATGTTTGTATACTTATGTTAGATAGTACAGAGCTTGTGACAGAACAGGATAAAAGAGTTGCAGGACTTATTTTTGAGGCTAAAAAGCCAATTATAATTGCTATTAACAAATGGGATTTAGTAGAAAAAGATAATAATACAGTTAAAGAATTTACAGATAAAGTTAAAGCTGAAATGCCATTTCTTGATTATGCACCAGTAATAACAATATCTGCACTTACAGGAAAAAGAACACTTGATGTAATAAATCTTGTTTCTGATATTAATGAAGAGTATAATAAAAAGATATCAACAGGAATTTTAAACCAAGTTCTTGCAGATATGATAGCACAAAATCCTGTTCCAACAAGAAAAGGTAGAGCGGTAAAAATAAATTATGCTACACAAGTTGGAGTTGCTCCACCTAAATTTGTATTTTTCTCAAATAATCCGGAATTAGTTCATTTTTCATATAAAAGATATATTGAAAATAAATTAAGAGAATATTTTGGATACGAAGGTTGTCCGTTAGATATAGTATTTAATAAGAAAAATGAGGATAGATATTAA
- the dtd gene encoding D-aminoacyl-tRNA deacylase, whose translation MRLLIQRVDYADILINNTEKRNIKKGLLVYVGVKKEESQDRVLKAVDKLLKLGFFENEEGKLKKSIVDISGDILVVPNFSLYATSKKGKTLSFDGSANFEYANKIYDEFIEKLKSQYKNIVTGEFKTQMDTISKSNGPVNVILDF comes from the coding sequence ATGAGACTTTTAATACAAAGAGTAGACTATGCAGATATATTAATAAATAATACTGAAAAAAGAAATATAAAAAAAGGTTTATTAGTATATGTTGGAGTAAAAAAAGAAGAAAGCCAAGATAGAGTTTTAAAAGCTGTTGATAAATTATTAAAACTTGGTTTTTTTGAAAATGAAGAGGGGAAATTAAAGAAAAGCATAGTTGATATATCTGGAGACATATTGGTAGTTCCAAATTTTTCTTTATATGCAACCTCAAAAAAAGGAAAAACTTTAAGTTTTGATGGAAGTGCTAATTTTGAATATGCAAATAAGATATATGATGAATTTATAGAAAAACTAAAATCACAATATAAAAATATTGTTACCGGAGAATTTAAAACACAAATGGATACAATTTCAAAATCAAATGGACCTGTTAATGTAATCCTTGATTTTTAG
- a CDS encoding C40 family peptidase — MKKIKIMILFIFLITSITTTFADTNNCSGIDCLINEAQQEEPDNFDKEYVHDEAYIQLKQYELVDSLSNAYEQIDNLILYNELMNSFSDWKGTKYQWGGDSKSGIDCSALTRRVYREVFGYELPRVSVDQAKQGKIVSRANLKPGDVLFFRPENRVNHTAVYVGNSLFINASSSQGVILSSLDNKYWGKYFKYGVRIEKARDTTSK; from the coding sequence ATGAAAAAAATTAAAATCATGATATTATTTATTTTCCTTATAACATCAATAACAACAACTTTTGCAGATACGAATAATTGCAGTGGTATAGATTGTTTAATAAATGAAGCACAGCAAGAAGAACCTGATAATTTTGATAAGGAATATGTGCATGATGAGGCATATATACAATTAAAGCAATATGAATTGGTTGACAGTTTATCAAATGCTTATGAACAAATTGATAATTTAATATTATATAATGAGCTTATGAATAGTTTTTCAGATTGGAAAGGTACAAAATACCAATGGGGTGGCGATTCAAAGTCAGGTATAGATTGTTCAGCACTTACAAGAAGAGTGTATAGAGAAGTATTTGGATATGAGTTACCAAGAGTTAGTGTGGATCAAGCAAAACAAGGTAAAATTGTTAGTAGAGCTAATTTGAAACCTGGAGATGTGCTATTTTTCAGACCGGAAAATAGAGTAAACCATACAGCGGTTTATGTAGGTAATTCCTTGTTTATAAATGCATCATCTTCACAAGGCGTAATTTTATCAAGTTTAGATAATAAATATTGGGGAAAATATTTTAAATATGGAGTGAGAATAGAAAAGGCTAGAGATACAACAAGTAAATAA
- the rpmF gene encoding 50S ribosomal protein L32 gives MAVPKKRTSKAKRNMRRSHDGISAPAIIVEADGTVRRPHRLNLETGLYRGRQIITEKEEKTEE, from the coding sequence ATGGCAGTACCAAAGAAGAGAACCTCTAAAGCAAAAAGAAATATGAGAAGATCACATGATGGAATATCAGCACCAGCAATTATTGTTGAAGCAGATGGAACAGTAAGAAGACCACATAGATTAAATTTAGAAACTGGGCTATATAGAGGAAGACAAATAATAACAGAAAAAGAAGAAAAAACTGAAGAATAA